In Pseudobacter ginsenosidimutans, the following are encoded in one genomic region:
- a CDS encoding type IX secretion system plug protein, whose amino-acid sequence MKTLYLLCLMAISGVSMAQIPDAVYAPNIKSVQLFRSGDQLSYPVIRLNSSEKLELHFDEIGGGVKPYSYTFQLCNADWTPALLSQFDYMRGFMQQRINTYRTSSIAFTRYTHYQASLPDQNCFPTRSGNYILRVFLNADTSKTVFTKRFLVVDEKASVPVQIQQPFNGQFFRTGQKVQFKVQLSDALRVSNHLQQVRVAILQNYRWDNAHIDLKPTFFSRNTLEYNTENDAIFPAGKEWRWVDIRSIRFLSAQIASVKNKPTSTDIFMHPDTDRSGQRFNFFRDANGMYTIETTESINPLWQTDYATVFFSYVPKGNIPFPDKDIYLFGQLTGYNLNDSAKMVWNEGKGAYETSLFLKQGYYDYCYVTIDKNDPKRQASFEFTEGNFWESENEYMILVYYRPIGGRADELISVGRVNSYTGRQGIMRGQSY is encoded by the coding sequence ATGAAAACCTTGTACCTGCTTTGTTTGATGGCGATCTCAGGAGTGTCGATGGCACAGATCCCGGACGCAGTTTATGCGCCCAATATCAAGTCTGTTCAGCTGTTCCGCAGTGGGGATCAGCTCAGTTATCCCGTTATCCGCCTCAACAGCAGTGAAAAACTGGAACTGCATTTCGACGAGATCGGCGGAGGCGTGAAACCATATTCCTACACTTTCCAGCTCTGCAATGCAGACTGGACGCCGGCTTTGTTGAGTCAGTTCGATTATATGCGTGGCTTCATGCAGCAGCGTATCAATACCTATCGCACGTCCAGCATCGCTTTCACCAGGTATACGCATTACCAGGCCTCGCTGCCGGACCAGAACTGTTTTCCCACCCGATCCGGCAATTATATCCTCCGTGTTTTTCTGAATGCTGATACCAGTAAGACCGTTTTCACCAAAAGATTCCTGGTGGTGGATGAAAAAGCCAGCGTTCCCGTACAGATCCAGCAGCCATTCAACGGACAATTCTTCCGCACAGGTCAGAAAGTGCAGTTCAAAGTGCAGCTCAGCGATGCGCTCAGGGTGAGCAACCACCTGCAGCAGGTGCGTGTGGCTATTCTTCAGAATTACCGATGGGACAATGCCCATATCGATCTCAAGCCTACTTTCTTCTCCCGCAATACACTTGAATACAATACAGAGAACGATGCCATCTTTCCGGCAGGAAAGGAGTGGAGATGGGTGGATATTCGCAGTATCCGCTTTCTCAGCGCACAGATCGCCAGTGTGAAGAACAAGCCCACCAGCACCGATATCTTCATGCATCCTGATACAGACAGAAGCGGACAACGATTCAATTTCTTCAGGGATGCCAATGGCATGTATACCATCGAAACCACGGAAAGCATCAACCCGCTCTGGCAAACTGATTACGCTACTGTCTTCTTTTCGTATGTGCCAAAGGGTAATATTCCTTTCCCGGATAAAGACATTTATCTTTTTGGTCAGTTGACAGGTTACAATCTCAACGATTCAGCCAAAATGGTTTGGAACGAAGGAAAAGGTGCGTATGAAACAAGCCTGTTTTTGAAGCAGGGTTATTATGATTATTGTTATGTGACCATCGATAAGAATGATCCCAAACGCCAGGCCAGCTTCGAGTTCACGGAAGGTAATTTCTGGGAGAGCGAAAATGAATACATGATCCTGGTTTATTACCGGCCGATCGGTGGCAGGGCCGATGAATTGATATCGGTAGGAAGAGTGAATTCATATACGGGAAGGCAGGGGATCATGAGAGGGCAGAGTTATTAG
- the fsa gene encoding fructose-6-phosphate aldolase encodes MKFFIDTANIAQIREAHDLGILDGVTTNPSLMAKEGIRGEEAINKHYLDICELVDGGDVSAEVISTDLAGMIEEGKKLAAIHPNIVVKIPMTKDGVKALKYFSDNGIKTNCTLVFSAGQAILAAKAGANYVSPFIGRIDDSNWDGVQLIEQIAHIYSLQGFKTEILAASIRSPLHIVKCAEVGADVCTSPLDAILGLLKHPLTDIGLAKFVEDAKKMQEQKAPVK; translated from the coding sequence ATGAAATTCTTCATTGATACAGCCAATATTGCACAGATCAGGGAAGCCCATGATCTCGGTATTCTCGATGGTGTAACCACCAATCCTTCGCTGATGGCTAAAGAAGGCATTCGCGGAGAAGAAGCCATCAATAAACATTATCTCGATATCTGCGAGCTCGTGGATGGCGGTGATGTGAGCGCTGAAGTGATTTCAACCGATCTCGCCGGTATGATCGAAGAAGGTAAAAAACTCGCAGCTATCCATCCGAACATCGTGGTGAAGATCCCCATGACCAAAGATGGTGTGAAAGCACTCAAATATTTTTCCGACAACGGAATCAAAACCAACTGTACACTCGTATTCTCCGCCGGTCAGGCTATCCTGGCTGCGAAAGCTGGCGCCAACTACGTTTCTCCTTTCATCGGTCGTATCGATGACAGCAACTGGGACGGCGTACAACTCATCGAGCAGATCGCTCATATCTACAGCCTGCAGGGCTTCAAGACTGAGATCCTGGCAGCAAGTATCCGCAGCCCGCTTCACATTGTGAAATGCGCTGAAGTAGGAGCCGATGTTTGCACCAGCCCGCTGGATGCCATCCTGGGTCTGCTGAAACACCCGCTGACTGATATCGGTCTCGCGAAATTTGTAGAAGACGCGAAGAAAATGCAGGAACAGAAAGCTCCGGTAAAATAA